The stretch of DNA TATACCCATATGAATCAGTATTCCCAATTTAAGAAGAGGCTTACTAAGAAGAGGCTTATGTATATCAATAAAAGGCACAAGGGAGAGAGAACTAACAATGATAGGTGCACTCAATAACCACTTTTCACATTCACAATGTGATACATACACCCAAATGAGGATAATGATGTCttaataatgataacaataacaacaatgaCAGCAATAGCAATTTAAGGTGATTTAACAGCAATAGAAAGCATGCCTTTCACCACGTTTTTGGTAACCATGTGGGATGCTACTGTGCAGCTTAAAAGTGGGGTTCTGTATTCccaatataacaacaaaaaagactatattcatgGCAATAAAATACCATTATACAGAAGAGATAAACTAAAAAAagcaataattgaaaataagaaattattaaccTGATTTTGTAACTGTGTATAAGAAGGAAAACTCGAAGACGCCCCACTATATGAATGTGCATTGAAGCCAAACACTTTAGATGGACAAGGTCCCAAACCTAAACCCCTAACACGTCCACAATGTTCTTGACTTCCGAAAGCAAAAGCTAAGGAATCGGTGCTAGATACATCTTTTGATTGGGATGTTGATAATTTtgattcatatgattgaattttTTCCTATACAGAACACGAgaagaaactaattaaaataacgTCAATTGTGGATGATAATTATAGAGTTTATTAGAATCAAACTTACACCAATTTCCCTTGCTTCATCACTAACAAATGTTCCATTAGCATGCTTGTGGGTGGCTATCCATACCTCTCCTCTACTAACCTTTTGGCCACACTCTTTTTCCTAtagagttgaaaaaaaaaaattatgacacaattcaaaaaattaaaacataaatttaatttgaagatATGTAATATTATCACCATTTCATCTCTTTTCCTTGCAAGGCTCTTAGATCCACATGTGTGAGCAATGGTTTGCTTTGccctattgtttttatttttgagggCATGGTCCTAATCatcaaagtataaaaattaataataataaataaggttgatgaaaaaaagtttcaattatacctttgtttttgaatttagaCGATAGTCAATAAAAGAAGCCCATTGGTCTCTATCTATTCCTTTTGGAGCCATTGTGATCAATTCATCTCTAGTACGTGTACCATCATTCCTTTGTTGCCACAATTCTTGTCGATGGTCTCTCCACTTTGTGTTAAGTGATTTGAGAACATAGTTTACATGAACATCAGAATGGACATCAAACTTAACCTTCAAAACatgaaacaattaaaattaacaacaatcatggtataattaaattataaattcaacttTTACATTCCTTACCTGAATAGCGTTTTTAAGTATATCTTCTTTATAATCTTTAGGAATCTTCCTCCAACTAGAATAACTAATAGGAAAAGCATTGGAGTTTCTTGAAACACTACCTAAAAACCTATTCAATAATGCTCCACTATCTCCAATTGGTTGACCCTCATTATTCCATTGCACAACAATCCTTTCATTTGTAGGTAAATTTCATACATCATTGGCTCGTAGCTGTTTTGTATTTATCTTTCCTTGATCAtctataaagtttgaaaaacaaattaaataatgtagatttaactaaaaatctgcatgattaaaaataagatttcaGTGTAGACAGAATTTGATTACAAGTTTTTGGTATTTGATACATCAAAATccaataacataatttaaaactGTATTCTAGCACATAATTTAAGTAGTTGCATACCAATAACATCAACAAACCATGCTCTTTTTCGTGCTAcaagcctatgttgatcttctTGCAACTCAGACTGCTCACTTTCTTCCTTTTCACTTTCAGAATATACATATGATGTACTAGTTGAAGATATCCTCACTTTCAAGGTTCCTGGAAGTAAATtagttgaatgaaaaaaaaaacaagtgtGCATAAATATGTGAAATGTAAATTACTTGGCTGAGGTGCAGGTGCAGATAGAAGGGGATCATGTTCATTAATTGGTTGAGGTGCAGGTGCAGGTGGAGGGGGATCCTTTTCATTACTTGGTTGAGGTGTAGGTGCAGATGGAGGGGGATCTTGTTCAGTACTTGCTTGGGGTGCAAGTGGAGGTGGAGGGGGAGCATGTTCACTACTTCTTTGAGGTGCAGTTGAAGGTGGATGGGGAAATGGAAATGAAGAACCTgtttagttttgaaaaatgaataaatttgttgAATATAGATGGAAAACAAATTAGTAAGAGAGTTGAGATATCTAACATGGTGTAGATGGACGTTGAAGATGTCTAGAATTAGTAAACTTAGGTGCAGGAAATGATATATGCACTTGTGTATCTGACTTAGACTTATTTGAGGTTGCAAATTTATTCTTGAAGACTCCTGACAACCAATAAAACTCTTGAAGATTTAATAAAGCTCAATTTTAAATTCAACATACTACTTGGATTAGACGGATGATGACATGAAGAAGACTTGTGATCAACTACTTGTCCCCATGTAGAAGAGGACTTATGGGTGGTGTGTACATCCGAACTATTACTCTTGATTGAtgttttcttcatcttcaggtggtctttaaaaaataagagaaacaCATATGTTAGTATCAAGTAATATGTAAAGTCAAAGCTCATAACACattgataatatataatataatatttgacaGTTTTTTTCTGAGTGGATGGTTTTATAAGCCGCCACCTTTGACAGTTAATAAAACATAGTATTGACCAAAGAATTCATCTCATTACATAATTACATAAGTATGGTGAAATAGCTCCAactattaattgattttaatataaagtGTAATAGGTAAACCAAATTTTAAGATTCTAAGACTATGTGAATGTTTACTGTTTTatctaaaaacatatttgaatgTTTGGGTGCAGCCTGCAAATGAAGGATCTTTTGACTTTGCTTTCATGTAAGTAACAAATGTTTACTTTGTTCTCCACAAACAGTTTATGCCGAATAATTTTTTTGACACTTTGGTGTTGTTGGTGGGTAGTGTTTTTCTTGGGAGAGCATGTATATTTTGTTCTTATATTAATCCTTCTAGGTTTTCTTGGAGGAGAATTGGATGTAAGTCTTTTAAATATAGCAACTTTAGACTTTCATTAAATATGAAAGGCTCAAACAACCCAGAAGCTATTTTCTGATGAACACCTCCATAAAAGACTAACAACCCAGAAGATAAATTATGTGTTTATCTTTGACTTCATTCAATATTAACCTCTTATCCCCTGTTTAGTGTTCTTCCCCTTTCCTATGGGATTTTGCGTCCCACCTCATGCATTTCCTATGCTAATGCTAACAGTGGTATACttcacctttttttattttattaatctaccttgtaagaataataataataataataataataataataataatagtgaaaATGTTAAAGAAGAATTGAATTTAGAAGATGATGATTGACACTTCCTTTTGTTGGTAGTTACTTATATGTTGTGTTTAAGACACCTATGACTTTTTATTGTTAGTTATGAATATTTATAATCTAATAATATCGGTTGGATTTTCTTGTTTCTCCTTTGAAAGTCACAAACTAATGAATTTCCATAAACTAATGCTTTCTTTGTTAACAGACAGCTGAAGCAGAGAAAGCATCATTGCAGCAGCAAAGAAAAATTGAAGAGCTTGAAGCACAGTTGAATGAAGCTGAGGATGTGGTAACAGATCTTTGGGCAGAACTGAAGCGCATGGCCAATGTACAGTATTAGATTCTAAACTAGGGGAATCACATTTTGCATTTTCTGATATATTAAAGCTAGTTCAAGAATTGGAATACACTTAAGAGAGGTTGCACACTTAAGAGACCAGATATCTTGTATCTGTGATAGACACAAGAGGATGACTTACTATACTTGAGGTTTATGATTTATGTGTTGATAAAGCTATGGTTGAAGATGCTCTTCAACAAGAACATGAGAAACTAAGGCTGCATCAAGCCAAGCTTGATAATCTTCAAGCTGAATACAAAGTCATGATGCAAAATTGTACTCAATCcatagaaacataaaatatgCAGAAAAATAGCATTGGATTATGGAATAGAGAATTGAATCAAAACAAGTGCAGAAATAATAATCCTAAAATCAGAAAATCAATTAcacaaaaactaaaattcaaAGAGTGTTATGTGACAATTACCTTGCTAGTTGTATATTTCCATCCTCATCTGGATATAATAATTCTAAGTTTTGTTGCTCAAATGGTTCAGATTCATGAAAATCGTCAACATCTTCTTCACCCATGTCGTACATGTCTCTAGGCTTTAAATGTACAGGTATGCACCAATTTTTATCCAACTCATCTTTTACATAATACACCATTTGAGCTTCTGATGCGTGAATATATggctcatcatcatcattatcaccAGTGTGGATCAAACGTGAAAAACTTACTAATGTAAATCCAAAGTCATCAGTCATAATCCCTCTAGAAGAAGTTGTATTAGCCCACATACATTTGAATAAAACAACTGAGAAATGTCCATGGTAATTTATCTCAATTATGTCTACCAATCGACCGTAATATGGCACAGCTCCAAACCGCATTTGATTGTCAATGCTACTTGCATAACTCCTTGTCCCAAATGTACCAAACACTccattattttgtgttttaagcCAAAGGTCACGCTCCAATGTACGAAATTTGAACCCATTCACATTGTAGGCACTGTATCGCTTTGCACAATCAATCGGACCCATAGCTAagaattttaaatcaattgaaTGGGTACCAATTGATTCATTCCTtatctaaaacaaaataaaacaaaatacttaATATTAAGAAACAtgcttaatattttaataatatatataagttaaagaTTATTGGAGAACATATACATACACGACGTGAAAACCATTCTACAAATTCCCTATGAACCCTCTTGTCTATCATAGAGGATGATCGTGTGCGGCTTCTTAGTTGTCTTCGTAAAGTGTCTCTAAATTCCCTATgtcaaagatataaaatatataatgtaatgTTGAAGGAAAaactaattatacaaaaatGCATAAATACTTACTGCAGAAACGGGTCAACTATGGTGCAGTTAGTTAGCACATGACGATGTGCTTGCAACTTTTCCTTTGCTGATAGAGTGAAATAAGCAAAAGAACTGGCTGGTTTTCCAACTTGTGGGAATAATGTACTTATATTAGATGGAACAATATGAGGTTCATCATTAACACGACGCAGTCGATTAAATACAGTCTCAATTCCATCTACATATCTAGAACAAAAAGTTAAAGCCTCTTCAGCCATGTATCCTTCAGCTATTGACCCTTCTGCTTGTGCCTTATTACGAACATAGGACTTTAACTTTCCTAAATACCtctcaatgggatacatccatcgATATTGGACGGGTCCTCCAAGCTTGGCATCTTCTACCAAATGCACAATTAAATGAATCATGACTGTAAAGAAAGAAGGAGGAAATAACATCTCCATGTAGCACAATGTGAGGACAACTCTACTTTGTAGTTGGTCAAGTTCATCCATTCTTAAAACTTTATTGCACAATTGCCTAAAAAACATACACAGATCAACCAAGATAGAGCATACTTCTTTAGGAAGTGTATTTCTCATTGCCAAAGGTAAAAGTTGCTCCATCAAAACATGTGAGTCATGACTTTTTAATCCACCAAGCTTACGTTGTTTGACATCAATGCATCTACTAATGTTACTAGAGTAACCATCTGGAACAGTCATGTTCTTCAAAGTTTTGAGAAAGATATCTTTATTTGCATTTGTCAATGTATATATAGCAGGGAGATATCTACCATTCTCATCAGGCCAAAGATCAGGTCTAATACCCCAAAGTTGTAAATCCTTTCGTGCTTTTAGATTGTCTTTACATTTGTTTGAACTATCATTCAACAAGGTAAACACCACATTATCACATACATTTTTCTCAATATGCATAACATCCAAATTGTGATGTAATAAGTTGTCTACCCAATAaggaagttcaaaaaatatacttttttttcgcCATTGTTGAGTGTCTAACTTGGCATGATTAACTCCCCGTTGTCTTTTGGCTCGTTCTTCAAGTACTGGTTCTTTCCCAAATTCAACATTGACATTTTCAACTTGTTGTAAGACATCATATCCTGACACTACCACAGGTGGATTTCTATTTTCTATAGTTCCATCAAATCTCATGCGAGCTAGTCTAAATCTATGCCTCCCATCTAACCAACGACGATGActcatgaaacaaaatttaccaCCTTTAAGAAGCTTCTTAGGAGTTGTGTCAAAATTACATCTAGGACATGCCAACCCAGTATGCGTGTTCCATCCAGATAGAGTTCCAAGACCTGGAAAATCACTAATAGTCCACAATACGGCTGCATGCATATCAAACACTTCATTACCATATGAGTCAAAAGTTTTTATGCCcgtgctccataactctttcaaCTCTTCTATTAGTGGTTGTAAATATacatcaatatcatttcctGGAGCTCGCTTTCCTGGAATGATCATAGAGAGAATAAAGGAACTTTGTTTCAAACACATCCAAGGAGGAAGGTTGTACGGTATGAGTACAACTGGCCAAATACTATAACTGGTGCTTAGATTGCCATATGGATTAAACCCATCAGTAGCCAAACCAAGTCTCACATTTCGAGGGTCTGAGGCAAATTGAGGATGTTTAAGGTCAAATGTCTTCCATGCCTTAGAATCTCTTGGATGCCTTAAGATGTCTTCATTTGTACTTTTTGATGCATGCCATCGCATATGCTCAGCTATTTTAGAAGACATAAACATCCTTTGTAAGCGTGGCTTCAGAGGAAAATACCTTAAAACCTTTGCAggaatcttttttcttttattacttgTACCACTGTCACTTGTACCTTTCTTTTTTGCCTTCCATCTAGATGTTTTACATTTCTTGCAAAAGTCCATATTTGCGTCTTCTCCAAAGTACAACATGCAATCATTTGGACAAGCATCAATTTTTGTGTAATGAACACCAAGCttgttaataattttcttcGCCTCATAGAATGAGCTTGGTATTTTAGCATGTCCAAAAGCATCGGCTAACAACTCTAGTATCATGGACATTCCCTTGTTAGTTATTCTGCACATACATTTGATGTGATACAACTTGATcaagaaagaaagtttagaaTATTTATCACACCCTTCATATAAACTCTCTTGACCTTCTTGCATCAACTGAAAAAAGTCTCCAAGATCATCATTCATATTATGGCTTGACTCTGCACCCGTTTCCCTATCATCCACCATGTCATCGTTGTATTCATGATACCCAAATGCATCATTAATCATGTCACACATTGGATTATTAGCGGGAATTACTTCATCATTTTCTCTTGGCATTACATGTATTTCATCCGTCACATTTGCTCCTTTTCTCTCCCCATGTAGAAGCCACACTGTATATCCTTTTGGAAAAGGTTTGATAATCAAGTGTTCATACACTATTTCACGACATTGCCACTTGTTAAAGTTGCATTTCGGACATGGACATACTATCTCCCCCCTCACACTACTATTAGCAAATGAAAAGTCCAAAAATGTCTTCAATCCTTCCATATATTGAGGTGTATTTCTAGGCATCTCTATCCAAGATTTGTCCATTGAGATGAAAACGAAAGTACTTGGAGTTGTGATTGACCGATTGGAGAAGAGAAAAGCAGAGAAATTGGAAGCTATGATTGAGAGGACCACGTTTGCTGAAATTGAGAGATGAAGTAGAgatgaagagaagaaaatgccctctattttaaattaaatattaaaatataaataattacataaatacataaaatatagtaatataatCAAAACAAGGAAGTGTCAAGTTATATTTATAAGatatacatatacaaaaatataagagCAATTAGTTAACACTAACTACAGAAATAAATCTGTTAGACGTggttaaactttaatataatatgtattattatataataatacatattatattatatcatatatcatataatattattatattacatatatgtattatattacatatatgcgtgtgtttttaagttatttacTAAAGTCTTAGCCAATACTTTTACTTAGTGGAAGGAGGAAGTGGTGCAAGGAAGGAATACactcaccttgcttttctatAAAACGATGTCTAAATgctaaaaagacaaaaaataatacactttaaaattcaaagattgaaaacaaatataaattatagaaaGACTAGAATTAAACTTTCTAGCTCTTATTTCTCCAAAAGTTGTAACTTTAGcttataaaacaaattactaAGTTTTCACGTTTTCACCAAAATTAATGTGAAACATTGTgtgactatatatatatatatatatatatatatatatatatatatatatatatatatatatatatatatatatatatatataactggaAGGGCTTAAACTAAAGCAGGAAAACCTTAATCAGAGTACAATGTTATCTATTTCAGCATTGTGGGGTATGTTCCCTAAGCTGGGCAAGTTCCTATCTGTCATCCGTTTGAATTGTAATTTTTGAATATGCTGCTACCTCCAAAATTATCTTGTAATTTTCCTTCCACTCCCCACTTCATTTTGTGGGGTTGGTAGAGAGAGACATGGATAATATACATATCAATTATCTTAAACTCACTCAATATTAATCACACAACATAACTAATTCCAATCTCTTCTGAACTATGTTTAAGGAGTGCTACCAGCACATTTTCGAATACATATTTTCAAACCCCAATTAAATACTGGataatatttattcaatattaCAAATTATGGCATATTCATTATATAATATTCTCTCGGTTATACTTTACATGGAtgttctttaaaatttattataaattagtatcttattttcaaaactaataGTGCATTATAGTTAGGAGTAACATGAatgaaaaaattcatttatttcatttttagatTGTTTATGTAGTCCAAACAGAtgctaaatttaatatatatatatatatatatatatatatatatatatatatatatatatatatatatttcaatatttttagaaGACTCGTTTAACATCATATGAATATAGTAAACAGTaatcatttgaaaaataatttgtttttagagAATTGTGAAATAGATAAAGAAAATGCATCTTAGAAAAGATTGCAACCCAGAAACAGATTATGGTAAACATCTTATATTTCATtggcttttgtaatatttacatAATTCTCATGAATTTACCTTTGCCTTGAGactaaaaatattgtaaaattcaCAACTACAGGATCAAAAGCGTTACAAGAAAACAAGGAGAACATAAACATGtgataagaagataaaaatatatgttcatAGAATTTAATTTGTCAATTACGTGTGTATTGTTTGTAAATTCTGTCCAgtaataagttaataaaaaaatcttaaactaTCATAgacaaaaaatatcaatattgttTCACAAAGAACTAACCATATGCCATTCATCTAAATAGTTCTGGaacaaaagtttaaaagtttagTTTATCCACCACACTATCATTTGATGCAATTAGGATATCTAAAACGAAAATGAAGGACATAATGAAGTAACTTACAGATACAGGAAGGATAGCTATCCAGAAATATATGTTAGATCCTACAtaaaacaaccaaaaaaataGCCATTTGTAAGCTTCATCTAACAACATGCAAAACTAAGATTGACTTCACCATAAGATGAAATTTCAAAACTCTAATATTGAAGATTGATTAGGAATCTGAAATTGTAAGTACAACTGTCACCCGATAAGAACCACTTTCGACCACCTGTTATACAAAACAATAAAAGGGATGTTGTGATCATATTGAATTACCATTTACATGTATTGTACTGGCACTGCATAAATCAAATTGTAGTTGATTGTAagaaaatttttctttcacaataTCTCTATGCCTAATTGATTagctaaaacaaaaaacattcaCAACAAAAATGCAGAGATCAAATCATGCCAATAAAGTCCTTTTACCCTATGTGTTGGGTTCCAATTCTGGCATCTAGCTATTTTTAGCACAACGAATAATactttcttctcattttttttaagttcttGTGTTTTACTTTGTCTATTTGGAGGAGTTTAAGTTGCTCATTAACTCTCACATGCCATTAATTCTAATGCTTCTTCTTTCAGGCAGCACGCCATGGACAATTAGAAGCTTTTCCTTGTCACCATTAAATACGTGGAAATTTCTCACTATATAAACtacaacttaattaaatttttctcaCTACACCAAGTTGTTATTTAGGTGATACAAAGTATTCGGTCAATTATAGTATTTAAGTGTTAACCATATGCCATTTCAAGGACATATTTATATCATTCAGTTTCCTCATTTTGGAATCTTCTCCTccaaacaatat from Vigna unguiculata cultivar IT97K-499-35 chromosome 8, ASM411807v1, whole genome shotgun sequence encodes:
- the LOC114194956 gene encoding uncharacterized protein LOC114194956 → MAPKGIDRDQWASFIDYRLNSKTKEKECGQKVSRGEVWIATHKHANGTFVSDEAREIGEKIQSYESKLSTSQSKDVSSTDSLAFAFGSQEHCGRVRGLGLGPCPSKVFGFNAHSYSGASSSFPSYTQLQNQNPTFKLHSSIPHGYQKRGERHAFYCC
- the LOC114194957 gene encoding uncharacterized protein LOC114194957, producing MDKSWIEMPRNTPQYMEGLKTFLDFSFANSSVRGEIVCPCPKCNFNKWQCREIVYEHLIIKPFPKGYTVWLLHGERKGANVTDEIHVMPRENDEVIPANNPMCDMINDAFGYHEYNDDMVDDRETGAESSHNMNDDLGDFFQLMQEGQESLYEGCDKYSKLSFLIKLYHIKCMCRITNKGMSMILELLADAFGHAKIPSSFYEAKKIINKLGVHYTKIDACPNDCMLYFGEDANMDFCKKCKTSRWKAKKKGTSDSGTSNKRKKIPAKVLRYFPLKPRLQRMFMSSKIAEHMRWHASKSTNEDILRHPRDSKAWKTFDLKHPQFASDPRNVRLGLATDGFNPYGNLSTSYSIWPVVLIPYNLPPWMCLKQSSFILSMIIPGKRAPGNDIDVYLQPLIEELKELWSTGIKTFDSYGNEVFDMHAAVLWTISDFPGLGTLSGWNTHTGLACPRCNFDTTPKKLLKGGKFCFMSHRRWLDGRHRFRLARMRFDGTIENRNPPVVVSGYDVLQQVENVNVEFGKEPVLEERAKRQRGVNHAKLDTQQWRKKSIFFELPYWVDNLLHHNLDVMHIEKNVCDNVVFTLLNDSSNKCKDNLKARKDLQLWGIRPDLWPDENGRYLPAIYTLTNANKDIFLKTLKNMTVPDGYSSNISRCIDVKQRKLGGLKSHDSHVLMEQLLPLAMRNTLPKEVCSILVDLCMFFRQLCNKVLRMDELDQLQSRVVLTLCYMEMLFPPSFFTVMIHLIVHLVEDAKLGGPVQYRWMYPIERWN